In Pontiella desulfatans, one DNA window encodes the following:
- a CDS encoding polysaccharide biosynthesis protein — protein sequence MFNIHLKNPNSYLMLLADVAMVSLALVGAYALRFDFFSDPVFLEGRYDTQLIRALAVVVPYKMVIFGLFGLYRGMWRYTNLRDMRKLAVAVMLSSMLMVSYIAYRYHFVGFARSVYVLDALLTFVLVAAVRISIRIGFGYRQFGSVGAMLKQSLPRQQRTLVIGAGYSGERLFRELQSDIRNPYQIIAYLDDDPKKHGRSLHGCRIFGAVDKLGQAIRKYEAELILIAISNVDGGRLRSIIEACEASGLPFKKVPNAQSIIDGTVSMKELRDVDFSDLLGRPAVKLDTSAIANYLEDRTVLITGAGGSIGSELVRQVIRFNPARLVLVDSCEENLFNIQMELQGVHGFEGIVPVIARVQDEPVMKKMFECFRPSTVYHAAAYKHVPLMENNPWQAIDNNVIGSYTVMKCAHEAGVKRFVLVSTDKAVRPTNIMGASKRMTELVLHAIAKQSSTAFMAVRFGNVLGSSGSVIPIFRKQIARGGPVTVTHPEMTRYFMTIPEAAQLILQAGALGQGGEIFILKMGTPVKIANMARDLIRLSGKEPDTEIEVRFTGIREGEKLYEELITEGEGIVQTNHEKIMVLRTEDESVYAEFQGALEERINELRSAAATHDACAIKSVVERIVPEYARQDCGSVMM from the coding sequence ATGTTTAACATCCATTTAAAGAATCCCAATTCATACCTGATGCTGCTGGCCGATGTGGCCATGGTTTCATTGGCATTGGTCGGGGCCTATGCGTTGCGCTTCGACTTTTTCTCCGACCCGGTTTTCCTGGAAGGCAGATACGACACCCAATTGATCCGGGCCCTGGCCGTGGTTGTTCCCTATAAAATGGTCATCTTCGGTTTATTCGGCCTCTACCGCGGGATGTGGCGCTACACCAACCTGCGCGATATGCGCAAGCTGGCGGTGGCGGTCATGCTCTCTTCCATGCTGATGGTTTCCTACATCGCCTACCGCTACCACTTCGTCGGTTTTGCCCGCAGTGTCTACGTGTTGGATGCGCTGTTGACCTTTGTGCTGGTGGCCGCAGTGCGCATTTCCATTCGCATTGGGTTCGGCTATCGCCAGTTCGGGTCGGTTGGAGCCATGCTCAAACAATCGCTGCCGCGCCAGCAACGGACGCTGGTGATCGGGGCGGGGTATAGCGGAGAGCGATTGTTCCGGGAGCTTCAGTCCGATATCAGGAACCCCTACCAGATCATTGCCTATCTCGACGACGATCCCAAAAAGCATGGGCGCTCGCTTCATGGATGCCGGATTTTCGGGGCGGTCGATAAGCTGGGCCAGGCCATCCGGAAATACGAAGCGGAGCTGATTCTGATCGCCATTTCCAACGTTGACGGCGGAAGGCTCCGCTCAATCATCGAGGCCTGCGAGGCCTCCGGGCTCCCGTTCAAGAAGGTGCCCAATGCCCAGAGCATTATTGATGGAACGGTTTCGATGAAGGAACTGCGCGATGTCGACTTTTCCGACCTGCTCGGTCGACCGGCGGTCAAGCTCGATACCTCGGCCATCGCGAACTATCTGGAAGATCGCACCGTCCTCATTACGGGGGCGGGCGGCTCCATTGGATCGGAGCTGGTGCGCCAGGTGATCCGCTTCAACCCCGCGCGGCTGGTGCTGGTGGATAGTTGCGAGGAAAACCTGTTCAATATCCAAATGGAACTCCAGGGGGTGCACGGCTTCGAGGGAATCGTCCCGGTAATCGCGCGCGTGCAGGACGAACCGGTCATGAAAAAAATGTTCGAGTGCTTTCGTCCGTCCACGGTCTACCACGCCGCCGCATACAAGCACGTCCCGCTCATGGAGAACAATCCGTGGCAGGCGATCGACAACAATGTGATCGGCAGCTACACCGTTATGAAGTGCGCCCACGAGGCCGGGGTCAAGCGTTTCGTCCTGGTTTCGACCGACAAGGCCGTGCGACCCACCAACATCATGGGCGCATCCAAGCGCATGACCGAGCTGGTGCTTCACGCCATCGCGAAACAATCCAGCACCGCGTTCATGGCGGTTCGGTTCGGCAATGTCCTTGGTTCTTCCGGTTCGGTCATCCCCATCTTCCGCAAGCAGATCGCGCGCGGTGGCCCCGTAACCGTCACCCATCCGGAAATGACGCGCTATTTCATGACCATTCCCGAAGCCGCCCAATTAATCCTGCAGGCCGGCGCGCTTGGCCAGGGGGGCGAAATCTTCATCCTCAAGATGGGCACGCCGGTCAAGATTGCCAACATGGCGCGCGATCTCATCCGCCTTTCCGGCAAGGAACCCGATACCGAGATCGAAGTCCGCTTCACGGGCATTCGCGAGGGGGAAAAACTCTACGAAGAGCTCATTACCGAGGGGGAGGGCATTGTTCAAACCAACCACGAAAAAATCATGGTGCTGCGAACCGAGGACGAGTCCGTCTATGCCGAGTTCCAGGGGGCCTTGGAGGAGCGCATCAACGAGTTGCGGTCGGCGGCCGCCACCCACGATGCCTGCGCCATCAAATCCGTGGTCGAGCGGATTGTGCCCGAATATGCGCGGCAGGATTGCGGCTCGGTGATGATGTAA